From Cannabis sativa cultivar Pink pepper isolate KNU-18-1 chromosome 8, ASM2916894v1, whole genome shotgun sequence, a single genomic window includes:
- the LOC115701008 gene encoding probable carboxylesterase 17, whose translation MAAISMDPRFNRSYKNHHHHNLNGGATVEEEIEGLIRVSKDGRVERPAIIPNVPPTWSLNKNLVTSKDVVMDKNTNLWARIYVPAAAAPPLTGHQLKPLLVYFHGGGFCVGSAAWSCYHEFLANLCTKANCIIVSVNYRLAPENRLPAAYEDGFNALMWIKHQAQTQSSSSSSNSSWLSQCNMSSLFLAGDSAGASIAYHVATTRLAAAASDDAVLRPFRLKGVILIQPFVGGETRTGSEKYGSQPSNNSALTLSASDTYWRLSLPLGANRDHPWCNPLININGESANKYLMRPNNNNHNNVGVMVCVSEMDILRDRNLALCNALVSSGKKVEMVMYKGVGHAFQILHNSSYSQLRTQEMMSHIKNFVHQ comes from the coding sequence atggCTGCTATTTCCATGGACCCACGGTTCAACCGCTCATACaagaaccaccaccaccacaacCTAAATGGTGGAGCCACCGTGGAAGAAGAAATCGAAGGCCTAATTCGAGTTTCTAAAGACGGCCGCGTCGAAAGGCCGGCCATCATCCCCAATGTCCCACCCACATGGTCACTAAACAAAAACCTGGTCACATCAAAGGACGTTGTCATGGACAAAAACACCAACCTATGGGCTCGCATTTATGTCCCAGCTGCCGCTGCGCCGCCATTGACGGGCCACCAGCTCAAGCCTTTGCTCGTTTACTTCCACGGCGGTGGCTTCTGCGTGGGCTCTGCCGCATGGAGCTGCTACCATGAATTCTTGGCAAACCTTTGTACCAAAGCTAACTGCATAATAGTCTCGGTAAATTACCGTTTAGCCCCCGAAAACCGGCTTCCCGCGGCTTACGAGGACGGCTTCAACGCCCTCATGTGGATCAAACACCAAGCTCAGACTcagagtagtagtagtagtagtaattCCAGCTGGCTAAGCCAATGCAACATGTCAAGCCTATTCTTGGCTGGGGACAGCGCTGGAGCAAGCATAGCTTATCACGTAGCCACTACTCGGCTAGCTGCTGCAGCCTCGGACGACGCCGTTTTGAGGCCGTTTAGACTGAAGGGTGTGATTCTGATTCAACCCTTTGTTGGGGGTGAGACGAGAACTGGGTCTGAGAAGTATGGGAGTCAACCATCGAATAACTCGGCGTTGACTCTCTCAGCTTCTGACACGTATTGGAGACTGTCCTTGCCTTTGGGTGCGAACCGGGACCACCCTTGGTGCAACCCTTTGATCAATATTAATGGAGAATCAGCCAACAAGTACTTGATGaggcctaataataataatcataataatgtGGGTGTAATGGTTTGTGTTTCGGAAATGGATATATTGAGAGACAGAAACTTGGCTCTGTGTAACGCTTTGGTTAGCTCAGGGAAGAAGGTAGAAATGGTTATGTATAAAGGGGTTGGTCATGCATTTCAAATTCTGCATAACTCTAGTTATTCTCAACTTCGAACTCAGGAAATGATGTCACATATCAAGAATTTTGTCCATCAATAA
- the LOC133030632 gene encoding uncharacterized protein LOC133030632, translating into MENGEPRRSTRLNERAAVRDRARGRGRGGAHGRGRGRGRGNQHVPAEAVIQENQNAPVNGQQPGQGGGNHEVPAGVVGQEHQNAPVVVPPQQEDLAQEVAHLKEEIRKRDEEALNRQEQPNQGQHQFLPVQYMPVPEGRWEPIYERFRKQHPPNFEGGSDPMEAEEWLRTVEGIVEYMRLGNGDSVACAASLLKKDARIWWDVIKQTRDVAAMTWADFVQVFNKKYYVEAIRSARVNEFTNLRQGLQGTIVFSKIDLRSGHHQLKVREEDIAKTAFQTLYGHYEFLVMSFGLTNAPTTFMNLMNRVFKEYLDKFVVVFIDDILIYSRTMEEHEEHLRLTLSRLKEHQLYAKFKKCELRLEKVAFLGHTVSKDGVEVDPAKIEAKEEPAKTKNRK; encoded by the exons ATGGAAAACGGTGAACCTAGAAGATCAACCCGGTTGAATGAAAGAGCGGCTGTAAGAGACCGAGCTAGAGGTCGGGGGCGAGGAGGTGCTCACGGTCGAGGTCGCGGTCGAGGCAGGGGAAACCAGCATGTCCCTGCCGAGGCGGTGATCCAGGAGAATCAAAATGCCCCTGTAAATGGACAACAACCAGGTCAAGGTGGGGGCAACCACGAAGTCCCTGCTGGGGTAGTTGGTCAAGAACACCAAAACGCCCCTGTAGTGGTGCCACCACAACAAGAAGATTTGGCGCAAGAAGTTGCTCATCTCAAGGAAGAAATTAGGAAGCGAGATGAAGAGGCTCTCAACCGTCAGGAACAACCCAATCAAGGACAACATCAATTTTTGCCGGTGCAATACATGCCTGTGCCGGAGGGTCGATGGGAACCaatatatgaaaggttccgcaagcaacACCCACCAAATTTTGAAGGGGGCTCAGATCCAATGGAAGCTGAGGAATGGTTAAGAACAGTGGAAGGTATTGTTGAGTACATGCGGCTCGGTAACGGAGATAGTGTAGCTTGTGCTGCTAGTTTATTGAAAAAGGATGCCCGCATCTGGTGGGATGTTATTAAACAAACACGGGATGTGGCCGCAATGACCTGGGCTGACTTTGTacaagtttttaacaaaaaatactaCGTTGAAGCAATACGCTCGGCTAGAGTTAATGAGTTCACAAACTTGAGGCAGGGG TTACAAGGGACGATCGTCTTCTCAAAGATCGACTTGAGATCTGGGCACCACCAATTGAAAGTGCGAGAGGAAGATATCGCAAAGACAGCATTTCAAACACTGTAtgggcattatgaatttctagtaATGTCATTTGGGTTAACCAATGCCCCAACAACCTTCATGAAtttaatgaatagagtattcaaggagtATCTCGATAAGTTTGTAGTGGTATTCATTGATGACATACTCATTTATTCAAGGACAATGGAAGAGCATGAGGAGCACTTAAGGCTAACTCTAAGTAGACTCAAAGAGCACCAATTGTACgccaaattcaaaaagtgtgagttacGGTTGGAGAAAGTGGCGTTTCTAGGCCATACGGTGTCCAAAGATGGGGTAGAGGTGGACCCCGCGAAAATTGAAGCAAAGGAAGAGCCGGCCAAAACCAAAAACCGCAAGTGA